One segment of Candidatus Latescibacter sp. DNA contains the following:
- a CDS encoding acetamidase/formamidase family protein has product MKRIERSPANLVYEIDHRLAPVITVKPGERFILETEDAASGYIREETFQPYPQNRPTHRFNPPLLNPVAGPVFIEGAEKGDVVVVAVEKIVPDAQGYTILQPGDGLLGDSLKYRKTTEFYTHIFKHVPGPSGTLSDGNCVFNERIRWHLAPFIGTLCLAPEREVFSSVYIQGPWGGNLDIRDFCEGSKIYFNSYTEGGLLFAGDVHACQGDGELSGTANETRAEITLSCEVIKGKRIPHVRIEKPDALVGVATGKPLEYAVRDAFTNLMEWVIHDYGFEEREAYILLTACPDTRINVYQMVDLPTFSYTAGLEIPKKYLA; this is encoded by the coding sequence ATGAAACGCATAGAACGCTCACCGGCAAACCTGGTTTACGAAATAGATCACCGTCTTGCCCCGGTCATCACGGTCAAGCCCGGCGAGCGGTTTATCCTTGAAACGGAAGATGCCGCCTCCGGATACATCCGCGAGGAAACCTTCCAGCCTTATCCTCAGAACCGCCCCACTCACCGGTTCAATCCGCCGCTTTTGAACCCGGTCGCCGGACCGGTTTTTATCGAGGGCGCCGAAAAAGGAGATGTGGTCGTGGTCGCGGTGGAGAAAATCGTTCCGGACGCCCAGGGATATACCATTCTTCAGCCCGGCGACGGGCTCCTCGGCGATTCTCTCAAATACCGTAAGACCACCGAATTCTATACCCACATTTTCAAACACGTTCCGGGACCTTCGGGAACGCTCTCGGATGGAAATTGTGTGTTCAATGAGCGGATACGGTGGCATCTGGCGCCATTCATCGGGACCCTCTGCCTCGCGCCGGAGCGGGAAGTTTTTTCTTCGGTCTATATTCAGGGTCCCTGGGGCGGAAATCTCGATATCCGTGATTTTTGCGAAGGATCGAAGATATATTTTAACAGCTATACGGAAGGAGGGCTCCTCTTTGCAGGGGATGTGCATGCCTGCCAGGGAGATGGCGAGCTTTCCGGCACGGCAAACGAAACCCGCGCAGAAATTACCCTCTCCTGCGAGGTGATAAAGGGAAAGAGGATACCCCATGTGCGGATAGAAAAGCCGGACGCCCTGGTCGGTGTAGCAACCGGAAAACCCCTTGAGTATGCGGTGCGTGATGCGTTTACCAACCTGATGGAATGGGTAATTCATGATTATGGTTTCGAGGAGCGTGAGGCATACATTCTCCTCACTGCCTGCCCGGATACGCGGATCAATGTCTACCAGATGGTGGATCTGCCTACCTTTTCTTACACGGCAGGTCTGGAGATCCCGAAGAAATACCTTGCTTGA
- a CDS encoding aminotransferase class V-fold PLP-dependent enzyme codes for MIFDNNLLKDIENEFPRARTDTWGSRRVFLDNGTGTLVLKRSAEAQYIASLEHSANPGDSFRECREAGKFMQNGLQAVADLLNAESAENILSAQSATALFFQLSYALGNQLDKRHNIVTTYYEHLSNVDPWRELVRRGAAGELRFAHLRPDGTLDVDHLESLVDVNTKVITVSAASNLLGSKSPLVEIGKIARRAGAYYVIDAVHHAAHGPLDVQEIGCDFMVISAYKFFTPKYISFMYGKKEHLESMRPYSAGKDHGTLHAKWHWGSPDQAKYAAVDATIGYLAWLGDRVKDRYKERYTSYRGRARSLKIAMDAIDLYEKEISRAMLTGIDGLPGLVEIPRVKFHGLSDPNRLDERDPTFAFSVEGMAGRDVEKRLVEDYKMAMRSMKYWSMSEDFFGYDMPLRASLVHYNTLEEVRMFLQAVRDICAVRS; via the coding sequence ATGATTTTTGACAATAATCTGTTGAAAGACATTGAGAATGAATTTCCCCGGGCCAGAACCGATACCTGGGGCAGCCGGCGGGTTTTTCTTGATAACGGCACCGGCACCCTGGTATTGAAACGTTCTGCCGAGGCTCAGTATATCGCTTCCCTTGAACACAGCGCCAATCCCGGCGACAGTTTCCGTGAGTGCCGTGAAGCGGGGAAATTCATGCAAAATGGGCTTCAGGCAGTCGCCGACCTCTTGAACGCGGAGTCCGCCGAAAATATTCTTTCCGCGCAGAGCGCCACCGCGCTTTTTTTCCAACTCAGCTATGCTCTCGGGAATCAGCTCGATAAACGTCATAATATCGTGACAACTTACTATGAACATCTCTCCAATGTGGATCCCTGGCGTGAGCTGGTCCGCCGGGGAGCGGCGGGCGAACTCCGCTTTGCCCATCTTCGTCCGGACGGGACGCTCGATGTGGATCACCTGGAGAGTCTGGTCGATGTGAATACAAAAGTGATCACGGTTTCTGCGGCTTCCAATCTCCTGGGTTCCAAGAGCCCGCTGGTCGAGATCGGCAAAATCGCCCGCAGGGCAGGGGCCTACTACGTGATTGATGCAGTTCACCATGCGGCGCACGGCCCTTTGGATGTGCAGGAAATAGGCTGTGATTTCATGGTGATATCCGCCTATAAGTTCTTCACTCCCAAGTATATAAGTTTCATGTACGGGAAAAAAGAGCACCTTGAATCCATGCGCCCCTACAGTGCCGGGAAGGATCACGGCACTCTTCATGCCAAATGGCACTGGGGCTCGCCCGATCAGGCCAAATACGCGGCGGTGGACGCCACCATCGGATACCTGGCATGGCTGGGCGATCGCGTAAAAGACCGTTATAAAGAACGCTATACTTCCTACCGGGGCCGTGCGCGGTCTCTGAAGATCGCCATGGATGCCATCGATCTCTATGAAAAGGAGATTTCCCGGGCCATGCTGACCGGCATTGACGGCCTTCCGGGTCTAGTGGAAATCCCCCGGGTGAAGTTCCACGGCCTGAGCGATCCGAACCGCCTGGATGAGCGCGACCCCACCTTTGCTTTCAGCGTCGAGGGTATGGCGGGCAGGGATGTGGAAAAACGTCTGGTGGAAGATTATAAGATGGCTATGCGCTCCATGAAATACTGGTCGATGTCGGAGGATTTCTTCGGGTATGACATGCCGCTCCGTGCCAGCCTCGTGCATTACAACACCCTGGAGGAGGTGCGCATGTTTCTTCAGGCTGTGAGGGATATATGCGCCGTTAGATCCTGA